Genomic DNA from Canis aureus isolate CA01 chromosome 4, VMU_Caureus_v.1.0, whole genome shotgun sequence:
CTTTTGTGCCAATATATGTACATGGACAGCACTTATATTAGGACTAAATTCTGGCATACTTTAAAGAAACATCCAGTATATTTAACCAATACTGTTAgtccagttttcttttcaaagagcTACTTCTGAAACCCAGTAGGCGTATAATGGTTGTGATTTCAGTCGTAAGATTTCTAATTCCAGTTTAGTTTTCTGGCCaggttagttagttagttagctagttagtttgtttgttttaaagattttattcatttattcatgagacacagagagaaagagaggcagagacacaggcagagggagaagcaggctctatgcagggagcctaacatgggactccttcccgggtctctaggatcaggccctgggctgaaggtggcgctaaaccgctgagccacccgggctgcccccagtatatttattatgtaaagaCCTCCAAGGTTTGTAGCAGAACATTCTtgcattaaaatacaaaaaaaagtaaagtagatCAAAAGATAGATTCCCCTTGATCTGATTCAGACTTTTGGGCCTACCACCAATCAGATCTATATGTAAATTAGTAGCTTTACAACTATTATACCAAGAAGtaaccatttcttttctcttgcagaGAACATCATGGGAATGCAATGCAACCATCTGTCAAGGATAACAGTGGTAGCCATGGCTCTCCTATCAGTGGAAAATTAGAAGGCATCTTCTTCAGCTGCAGCACTGAATTCAATACTGGGAAGCCACCCCAGGATTCACCTTATGGAAGATACAGGTTTGAGATTGCAGCAGAAAAACTTTTTAACCCCAATACTAACTTATACTTTGGGGACTTCTACTGTATGTACACTGCTTATCATTATGTGATTCTTGTTATTGCCCCTGTGGGATCACCAGGAGATGAATTTTGTAAGCTGCGCCTTCCTCAGCTAAATTCCAAGGATAATAAATTTTTGACCTGCGCAGAAGAAGATGGGGTGCTGGTTTACCACCATGCCCAGGATGTCATTTTAGAAGTCATTTACACTGACCCTGTGGATCTTTCTCTGGGCACTGTAGCAGAAATCACTGGTCATCAGCTCATGAGTTTGTCTACTGCAAATGCAAAGAAAGATCCCAGCTGCAAAACCTGTAATATCAGTGTTGGACGTTAATGCCCACTTTTCTTATTCTTACTCAGTCCCTTTTCTTCCTGTAGGAGCATTGATCCTCTGTTGTCCATTTTCATCACCAGATGTTTTCCACTGAAGCATGCACATGCCGCTATCACCAAAAGCAAATTGTCATTTTTCAGATATCATTCAGAGCCGTTTTAGTGTTTCCTACTCCCTGCCCTTCCCATTACTTTCAATGATGAAAGTTCTCCTCTGACACTTTATTGCCTAGATGctgcaatgtttttatttttcctttatgccAAACATAACAAAACAATTATATAAACTGCTttagcaaaatacaaaataacgGCTTATAAATGGTGTTTAAATATGCATTCATTTTAATCTACTGAACAAATATTGGGATAACTCCAAACCGCATGAAAGGGTGTAATTGCAGCATGAGTTAAATCTTGAAGCCTAGAATTGTCAGCACTTCCAACTTGTTGTTTGACAgtgttatttatgttatttatattagcTAACAGGAAACAACTATTGTGttcaacataataaatataatagaaaaatattttatttgtattgttgtata
This window encodes:
- the PHYHIPL gene encoding phytanoyl-CoA hydroxylase-interacting protein-like isoform X3; translation: MEELPVPHNIKISNITCDSFKISWEMDSKSKDRITHYFIDLNKKENKNSNKFKHKDVPTKLVAKAVPLPMTVRGHWFLSPRTEYTVAVQTASKQVDGDYVVSEWSEIIEFCTADYSKVHLTQLLEKAEVISGRMLKFSVFYRNQHKEYFDYIREHHGNAMQPSVKDNSGSHGSPISGKLEGIFFSCSTEFNTGKPPQDSPYGRYRFEIAAEKLFNPNTNLYFGDFYCMYTAYHYVILVIAPVGSPGDEFCKLRLPQLNSKDNKFLTCAEEDGVLVYHHAQDVILEVIYTDPVDLSLGTVAEITGHQLMSLSTANAKKDPSCKTCNISVGR